A single genomic interval of Festucalex cinctus isolate MCC-2025b chromosome 16, RoL_Fcin_1.0, whole genome shotgun sequence harbors:
- the gc2 gene encoding retinal guanylyl cyclase 2 isoform X2 yields the protein MGHDWIASNLSATLLIPECWGNARGQLLVHGNVPRRHQWNNFQRRDCCRRGKDLSISSAWERQCLAPKRHFPASCELHYTMQGRILVSQTKWKPARERSSLHGHQLVRLLLVLLACLCALPYPCLGALFRIGVVGPWECDPVFAKALPDVAARLAVNRINKDPSLSYAATFDYSVLHEPCETSRALEKFVALHTKASAYVGPANPGYCDAASMLSKGWNKALFAWSCVGYDLDRAWSHPTFARSMPRPTWVLFRIMRYFRWAHVGIISASGDVWVETANKVAESLRVHNLPVRLVSVMENTPHGIRRTLAKIRKMSEIRVLILCMHSVLIGGELQKNLLETAYDMQMIDGSLVFVPYDTLLYSLSYRNVSYPVLKSNRKLLRAYDAMLTVTVDSPWVSFIEAYAEAMEKGEVARTIKPQQVSPLFGTIYNSVVLVAHAVHRVQHSKEWMSGGNVAQQVRKHNFEGFSHPVKSDASGSVLLDYIILDTDGLSCELTPTHRLDMEADSVHFLGRDIHFPRGSGPRRDAQCWFTPGVICSGGVDLFSTISIVLGAIGACVLAVVLIYFVRRRIVQIRLVRGPNKILLTLADVTFINPSLSNKKLSLDDSRASVTKSMSECSITSPASTRSPATYENSNVVIFEGDWAWLKKLPYGSFSSINPKTSDLFELMKDMRHENVNPFLGFFLDCGVFAIVTEFCSRGSLEDLLLNDDVKLDWMFKSSLLLDLIKGMKYLHHCGVSHAHLKSRNCVVDGRFVLKITDYGYNEVLEAQRFPYVEPPADELLWTAPELLRGPQPGLHGTLPGDVYSFAIITQEVVIRGPPFCMLDLSAADVIEKLRKPPPLCRPLVSLDCAPLECIQLMKQCWNEQAEKRPTFEDIFDKFKDINKGKKTNIIDSMLRMLEQYSSNLEELIRERTEELEIEKQKTEKLLTQMLPPSVAEALKVGGTVVPEYFDSVSLYFSDIVGFTTISANSEPIEVVDLLNSLYTLFDAIIGNHDVYKVETIGDAYMVASGVPVPNGNRHVAEIANMSLDILSAVGTFKMRHMPDVPVRIRIGLHTGPCVAGVVGLTMPRYCLFGDTVNTASRMESSGLPYRIHVHQNTVKVLRELKLGYKLELRGRTEVKGKGTEETYWLVGRDGFTKPLPIPPEIKSGQMAHGLQMAEIAQHKKRQAEKQRQEQLAKKKN from the exons GGAACGACAGTGTTTAGCACCAAAACGTCATTTTCCAGCATCTTGTGAGCTGCACTACACCATGCAAGGACGGATTTTAGTCTCTCAAACAAAATGGAAGCCGGCACGCGAGCGCTCCTCCCTCCACGGCCATCAACTCGTAAGGTTGCTCCTGGTGCTCCTGGCCTGCCTGTGCGCACTGCCCTACCCGTGCCTAGGGGCCTTATTTCGCATCGGGGTGGTAGGCCCCTGGGAGTGTGACCCCGTCTTCGCCAAGGCCCTGCCCGATGTGGCGGCACGGCTTGCTGTAAACCGCATCAACAAGGACCCCTCGCTATCCTACGCTGCTACTTTTGATTACAGCGTGCTGCAT GAGCCGTGTGAGACCTCAAGAGCCCTGGAGAAGTTCGTGGCTCTCCACACGAAAGCCTCGGCTTACGTCGGACCAGCCAACCCGGGTTACTGCGACGCTGCCTCAATGCTGAGCAAAGGCTGGAACAAA GCTTTGTTTGCATGGAGCTGCGTCGGCTACGACTTGGACCGCGCTTGGAGCCACCCGACCTTCGCCCGCTCCATGCCCAGGCCCACCTGGGTGCTATTTCGGATCATGAGGTACTTCAGGTGGGCTCACGTCGGAATCATCTCTGCCTCGGGTGACGTGTGGGTGGAGACGGCGAATAAG GTCGCTGAGTCACTCCGGGTGCACAATCTGCCTGTCAGACTGGTCAGCGTTATGGAGAACACACCCCATGGCATCAGGAGGACTCTGGCTAAAATTCGCAAAATGAGCGAAATACGAG TCCTCATCCTCTGCATGCACTCGGTGCTGATTGGCGGTGAGCTTCAGAAGAACCTCTTGGAGACGGCGTACGATATGCAGATGATTGACGGCTCCCTGGTTTTCGTACCCTACGACACGCTCCTCTACAGTCTATCGTACCGTAATGTGAGCTATCCTGTCCTGAAAAGCAACCGCAAACTGCTGCGGGCCTATGATGCCATGCTCACCGTCACGGTCGACTCGCCCTGGGTGTCGTTTATCGAAGCCTACGCGGAGGCCATGgagaagggcgaggtggcgagGACAATCAAACCTCAGCAG GTGTCTCCTCTCTTCGGCACCATCTACAACTCGGTGGTCCTCGTTGCTCACGCCGTTCACCGGGTTCAGCATTCTAAGGAATGGATGTCTGGTGGGAATGTAGCGCAACAAGTGCGCAAGCACAACTTTGAG GGCTTCAGCCATCCTGTGAAATCGGATGCTTCTGGAAGCGTGTTATTGGACTACATCATACTGGACACGGATGGACTCTCCTGTGAGCTGACACCGACGCACAG GCTGGACATGGAGGCCGACTCGGTGCACTTCCTGGGTCGAGACATCCATTTTCCTCGGGGCTCGGGACCCAGACGGGACGCTCAGTGTTGGTTCACTCCAGGCGTCATCTGCTCAGGGG GTGTGGATCTTTTTTCCACCATTAGCATTGTGCTCGGAGCCATTGGTGCCTGTGTGCTGGCCGTGGTGCTGATTTACTTTGTCCG GCGACGTATCGTCCAGATCCGGCTGGTCAGGGGTCCGAACAAGATCCTGCTGACTCTAGCGGATGTTACCTTTATCAACCCGTCGCTTAGCAACAAG AAGCTAAGCTTGGATGACAGCCGGGCCAGTGTCACCAAGAGCATGTCGGAATGCAGCATCACCTCCCCCGCCTCCACCAGATCACCTGCCACGTACGAGAACTCCAATGTTGTCATTTTCGAG GGGGACTGGGCGTGGCTCAAGAAACTCCCCTATGGCTCGTTTAGCAGCATCAACCCCAAAACTAGTGACTTGTTTGAGCTG ATGAAGGACATGCGACACGAGAACGTCAACCCTTTCCTGGGCTTCTTCCTCGACTGCGGCGTGTTCGCCATCGTGACCGAATTCTGCTCCAGAGGCAGCCTGGAAGATCTGCTCCTGAATGATGACGTCAAACTAGATTGGATGTTCAAGTCATCCCTGCTGCTGGATTTGATCAAG GGTATGAAGTACCTCCACCATTGCGGTGTTTCTCACGCACATCTAAAGTCTCGTAACTGTGTGGTGGATGGGCGTTTCGTGCTGAAGATCACAGACTATGGCTACAATGAGGTTCTGGAGGCGCAGAGGTTCCCATATGTGGAACCTCCTGCAGATG AGTTGCTGTGGACGGCCCCGGAGCTCCTCAGGGGCCCTCAGCCAGGCCTCCACGGAACGCTGCCCGGTGACGTGTACAGCTTCGCTATCATCACGCAGGAGGTGGTCATCCGAGGGCCTCCCTTTTGCATGCTGGATCTGTCGGCCGCAG ATGTGATTGAGAAGCTGCGCAAACCGCCTCCTCTCTGTCGCCCGCTGGTTAGTTTGGACTGCGCTCCGTTAGAGTGCATCCAACTGATGAAACAATGCTGGAACGAGCAGGCGGAAAAGAGACCCACGTTTGAGGACATTTTTGACAAG TTCAAGGACATCAACAAGGGCAAGAAGACCAACATCATCGACTCCATGCTGCGGATGTTGGAGCAGTACTCGTCCAACCTGGAGGAGCTTATCCGAGAGCGAACCGAGGAGCTGGAGATCGAGAAGCAGAAGACGGAGAAGCTCCTGACGCAGATGCTTCCTCC ATCCGTGGCAGAAGCGCTGAAGGTGGGCGGGACTGTGGTGCCCGAGTATTTCGACAGCGTGTCACTGTACTTCAGCGACATCGTGGGCTTCACCACCATCTCGGCCAACAGCGAGCCAATCGAGGTGGTCGACCTGCTCAACAGCCTCTACACGCTCTTCGACGCCATTATCGGCAACCACGACGTTTACAAG GTGGAGACTATTGGCGACGCCTACATGGTGGCGTCGGGTGTCCCCGTTCCCAACGGTAACCGGCACGTGGCGGAAATTGCCAACATGTCTCTCGACATCCTGAGCGCAGTGGGAACCTTCAAGATGAGACACATGCCAGACGTTCCTGTCAGGATCCGTATCGGACTGCACACAG GTCCATGCGTAGCAGGAGTTGTCGGTCTCACCATGCCGCGCTATTGTTTATTTGGAGACACGGTGAATACTGCTTCTCGCATGGAGTCCAGCGGGCTGC CCTACAGGATCCACGTGCACCAAAACACAGTCAAAGTCCTGCGTGAGCTCAAACTGGGCTACAAGCTGGAGCTGAGGGGAAGGACGGAAGTGAAG GGTAAAGGGACAGAAGAGACATACTGGCTTGTTGGGAGGGACGGATTCACCAAACCTCTTCCCATACCTCCAGAGATCAAATCAGG GCAAATGGCCCACGGGCTGCAGATGGCCGAGATAGCCCAGCACAAGAAGCGACAAGCCGAGAAGCAGCGACAGGAACAACTTGCAAAGAAGAAAAACTGA